The proteins below are encoded in one region of Lactuca sativa cultivar Salinas chromosome 3, Lsat_Salinas_v11, whole genome shotgun sequence:
- the LOC111912615 gene encoding uncharacterized protein LOC111912615, which produces MVISWILNYIHKNIAECLLFLQTTREIWIELNHRYEQADDALLYQIQQHLYSMSQGFEDFSTYFTELSKIRDEIRIVQAIPPCSCTSAAEIHKFLEDQRLIQFLMGLNESYKILRGQILMMKPLPTVSTVYSMIIQEERKRGITTSSFFNLDVVVMHISNKTSTNKKQIFCNHCKKSDYTKAQCYRLVGFPANFKFTKSKREDPKATVQNVTTMSAPSISPEQYEHLLQLLSTNTINQLSSVNQIHSSIIEGSLNNGGPLIEE; this is translated from the exons ATGGTGATAAGTTGGATCCTAAATTATATACACAAAAATATTGCAGAGTGCTTACTCTTCCTTCAAACTACAAGAGAAATATGGATTGAACTGAATCATCGTTATGAACAAGCTGATGATGCTTTACTCTATCAGATTCAACAACACCTATACTCTATGTCACAAGGATTTGAAGATTTTTCGACTTATTTCACCGAATTGAGTAAAATTCGGGATGAAATAAGAATCGTTCAAGCAATTCCACCTTGCTCCTGCACATCTGCTGCTGAAATTCACAAGTTCTTAGAAGATCAAAGACTCATTCAATTTTTGATGGGACTTAATGAGTCTTATAAAATTCTTCGTGGTCAGATATTAATGATGAAGCCATTACCAACTGTGTCTACAGTTTATTCAATGATCAttcaagaagaaagaaaaagaggTATTACTACGTCTTCTTTTTTCAATTTAGATGTTGTTGTTATGCATATTTCAAATAAAACTTCTACAAACAAGAAACAAATCTTTTGTAATCATTGTAAGAAGTCTGACTACACAAAAGCTCAGTGTTACAGGTTGGTTGGATTCCCTGCAAACTTCAAATTCACAAAATCCAAAAGAGAAGATCCTAAAGCTACAGTTCAAAATGTCACCACCATGTCTGCTCCTTCTATTTCACCAGAACAATATGAACACTTGCTTCAACTGTTGAGTACTAACACTATTAATCAGTTATCATCAGTCAATCAAATTCATTCCTCAATCATAGAAGGCTCTTTGAACAATGGAG GACCCCTCATTGAAGAATAG
- the LOC128133028 gene encoding uncharacterized protein LOC128133028, which translates to MPLHLKSYKEHCNPLFLCILSFVSSPRSSLPLVRSISSKYITMIDIKCNCGATAVIRTSYSKRNPGKLYYACTVKGPLCKFIGWVNDYDQDCDCMAFRMKLEEQNRKLKLYLVISWVFFVSVLIYKV; encoded by the exons ATGCCGTTACACCTTAAATCTTATAAAGAACACTGCAACCCTCTTTTCCTCTGTATCCTCTCGTTCGTCTCTTCCCCTCGTTCGTCTCTTCCCCTCGTTCGATCGATTTCTTCCAAATACATAACAATGATCGATATTAAATGCAATTGTGGAGCCACTGCAGTGATTCGCACATCTTATAGCAAAAGAAACCCTGGGAAACTCTATTATGCTTGTACAGTAAAG GGACCATTATGCAAGTTCATAGGATGGGTGAATGATTATGATCAGGACTGTGATTGTATGGCGTTTAGGATGAAACTTGAAGAACAAAATCGCAAATTAAAGCTTTACCTAGTTATTAGCTGGGTTTTTTTTGTTTCAGTCCTTATATATAAAGTGTAG